In the Bacillus shivajii genome, one interval contains:
- a CDS encoding toll/interleukin-1 receptor domain-containing protein, protein MSEQRQPIFLSHASADINVIKQIANYLEERNIPCWYAPRNIPKGDQYYIRIEEDIENIVSAMVVIITSNSKYSTYVPKEIIAAQSYNKLIIPVLMDSVTLPQNVRFLLRDSQWLDMEEEGLEVLCDALEENYQGERNNHFLSKQRVVNEPVVLPNEDEVKLYRINNDILNKVSSVYVPSIPQDDVLEKLRLHQFVFLHHPHHTGKYTTAMALLEEMGKEEVYEYSQDIHFREVINLPVKPNIGLILEMDNSQIISQFSHDHFQEFLQKLKDKNAHLVIISKEETSISSWKMISAKVKGPTNTKKLIQNHAKWNAFGEDLRTSLAKWLQTNEANQVLPNIMYPREVNELLIKIKALLLNEINFDHFVNSLDVNIELRVKGWFDNQTSLYDKAFYLCIAVFQGEPFPYVVKKAEELHHYFLHHFGQGLTDIPNTPRDQYLSSFHAYSSTKIVQTDLGSEEIQGCVYFSFPDDGLYAWEYVWTQFSSYQTPLLSWMKQNITETKKVDSFATILARLLKTDLRTIRSSVIQPMAKSNKNKERLFVVQVLDDLNSKDELKQTIWNLCKSWMGSGQRNLQWTALFLIGGKLGYHYFPESLKLALSVVQSDTKSLFHQAKISISKISHIVHLGEKYERLYFSIWQQTFAEAEQEKLSVLLRFAQGVFMSDEKLFFHTSDEFIKEFWSPFLNALYEYPTNHLLLDKWMRYANGNRAYEDKLLLLIRLIFQRGSVDSKDRLRMYIEQHHEESDIPQYLTLQLID, encoded by the coding sequence ATGAGTGAACAAAGGCAACCTATCTTCCTAAGTCATGCGTCAGCAGATATTAATGTTATAAAACAAATTGCAAACTATTTGGAGGAAAGGAATATCCCTTGTTGGTATGCCCCTCGAAATATACCGAAGGGTGACCAATATTACATAAGAATTGAGGAAGATATTGAGAACATAGTAAGTGCGATGGTTGTGATCATTACAAGTAACTCGAAATATTCCACATATGTTCCCAAAGAAATTATAGCAGCACAGTCTTATAATAAATTAATTATTCCTGTTTTAATGGATAGTGTAACATTGCCGCAAAATGTAAGGTTTTTGTTGCGTGATTCACAATGGCTTGATATGGAAGAAGAAGGTTTGGAAGTTTTATGTGATGCTCTTGAGGAAAATTATCAAGGTGAACGAAATAACCACTTTCTTTCTAAACAACGAGTAGTTAACGAGCCTGTTGTACTTCCAAACGAAGACGAAGTGAAATTATATCGAATTAATAATGATATTCTTAATAAAGTAAGTTCTGTGTATGTCCCCTCAATTCCACAAGATGATGTGCTAGAAAAACTACGCTTACACCAATTTGTATTCCTGCATCATCCACATCATACAGGTAAATACACAACTGCCATGGCACTATTGGAGGAAATGGGAAAAGAAGAAGTGTATGAGTACTCTCAGGATATTCATTTTCGAGAGGTTATTAATCTTCCGGTTAAACCGAATATTGGTTTGATTTTAGAAATGGATAACAGCCAAATTATAAGCCAATTCTCACATGATCACTTTCAAGAATTCTTACAAAAACTAAAAGATAAAAATGCCCATCTTGTAATCATTTCAAAAGAAGAAACATCTATATCCAGTTGGAAAATGATTAGTGCCAAAGTGAAGGGACCGACAAATACGAAGAAGCTTATTCAAAATCATGCGAAGTGGAATGCATTTGGTGAAGACTTACGAACAAGTTTAGCCAAATGGCTACAAACAAACGAGGCTAATCAGGTATTACCAAATATTATGTATCCGAGAGAAGTCAATGAATTGCTTATTAAAATTAAAGCATTATTATTGAATGAAATTAACTTTGACCATTTTGTCAACTCTCTTGATGTCAATATAGAGCTGCGGGTGAAAGGTTGGTTTGATAATCAAACGTCTTTATACGATAAAGCATTTTATTTATGTATAGCTGTATTTCAAGGTGAACCTTTTCCATATGTCGTTAAAAAGGCAGAGGAACTGCATCACTATTTCCTTCATCATTTCGGTCAGGGACTTACAGATATTCCTAATACACCAAGGGATCAATATTTGTCTTCTTTTCATGCCTACTCATCTACGAAAATTGTACAAACAGATCTAGGCAGTGAAGAAATTCAAGGGTGTGTCTATTTTTCATTTCCAGATGATGGACTTTATGCATGGGAATATGTGTGGACACAATTCTCGTCTTATCAAACACCACTCCTTTCTTGGATGAAACAAAATATTACTGAGACTAAGAAAGTTGATTCATTTGCGACAATTCTTGCGCGTTTATTAAAAACTGACTTACGAACGATTCGTTCAAGCGTTATTCAGCCAATGGCTAAATCTAATAAAAATAAAGAACGATTATTCGTCGTTCAAGTTTTAGATGATCTTAACTCGAAGGATGAGTTAAAACAAACAATCTGGAATTTATGTAAGTCATGGATGGGTTCTGGTCAGAGGAATTTACAATGGACTGCTCTGTTTTTAATTGGAGGGAAGTTAGGATATCATTACTTTCCAGAGAGTTTAAAACTAGCCCTATCAGTTGTTCAGTCAGATACAAAGTCTCTGTTCCATCAAGCTAAAATCTCGATCTCAAAAATAAGTCATATCGTTCATTTAGGTGAAAAATATGAGCGTCTATACTTTAGTATTTGGCAACAAACTTTTGCAGAGGCAGAGCAAGAGAAATTATCTGTTCTTTTACGATTTGCGCAAGGTGTTTTTATGTCAGATGAAAAGCTTTTTTTCCATACGTCTGATGAATTCATCAAAGAGTTTTGGTCTCCGTTTTTAAATGCGTTATATGAATACCCTACCAACCATTTGTTACTTGATAAATGGATGAGATATGCAAATGGAAATCGAGCATATGAAGATAAACTGTTATTGCTCATACGTTTAATTTTTCAACGTGGATCTGTAGATAGTAAGGACCGGCTAAGAATGTATATTGAACAGCATCACGAAGAGAGTGATATTCCGCAGTACCTTACTCTGCAGTTAATTGATTAA